The segment TGAGACAATCTAGAGATGCTGGGAGATTGGCAGAATCGTTTGGATGCGGAGATTCAGTTATCATCGTGGGTTTTTCGGATTTGTTCCCCTCCTGTCCTTCGGTATCAAGAAGGGAAGCAGGTGGTGGAGGCAGATCTGCGTCATCTGAAGAGGAAACAGCCGTGCCGATTGTTGATCCATCACCACTGTCTTCTGATGTACCATTTGCCTGATCTTTTATTCTCTCTGTTTTGGGATTGTTAGAATCTTCAGTGTTTTCCTTTGATTCAAACAACTTAATTTCTAAGTCATCTGCTAAAAGTGCACTTTTGCTTGGTTTCCAGACCATAAGTGAAATAACTGATGAACGTTTTGGGAATGCTTCATTTTCTCTAATGTTATCCAAACATATGTCAGGGGTTTCGCCATCAGCAAACGGAGACCTACCTGCCCAATTTTGATCATTTAACACTGGTTTTCGCAAACATTGCCATAATACAATCATGAGTACAACTACCAACATAGTAGTCAGAATTGCACCAATTAATATGGCTGGTATTGAATAAGCATAATTGGCTTCCTTTGGGATATTTGTTGTACGGCTAAATTCGAAGTTGAATCCTGGTGTCTTCCTAGGTGAACTTTTGACAGTTGGTGTTGGTTGTATGGATATATTATGAACAGTCGGGGATATTGATTTCCTGGAAGAGGTGTGGGTAGATGATGGTTGTTGAGTAGGAGTAGAAACTGATGGTGGTGATTGTCTGGTAGAAGAATAGGCAGATGGTGATAGCTGTATGGCAGAGGTAAACACAGGCAGTGCTGTTCCTTGGGAGGAGGTGTTGGCTATTTGCATTGTTTTTCTGGTGACATTATAGACAAGTGGTTGTCCAGGAGAAGTATGTGCTGCTGGTTTCCCAGAAGAAGCATAGGCAAGTGGTGTTGGTTGTCCAGCAGCAATTTTGGCAGTTGTTATTGGTTGTCCAGAAGATAGGTTGTTGAATTGTGTTGGTTGACTTGAAGGATTCTCTGTCGTGCCCTGAGAATTCACCGAGATATATGGCATTGATGGTCTAAATAAAGTAGATTGTGGTTGCCTCTCTGTTGTAGTTGCTTCTGTCTCTGAGAAAAAAGTATCATTCAGGTGTccacaaaacaaaattaagatgAAATACTTGAGATCCATTTCAGAATGTTTCCTTTTTGCCAgtagttttataataaaaaaaagaaagataattaggTATCATTTAGTATTTATCATTGCTAATTTAGACTTGATACACTCCCAGCTAACATGAACAGCTCTTAACTATATTGTAACTTATCACGTGACATTTGGACCCCAAAGGCAGTGATCTCTCGTAATTCTTTGGGAAGGTTTGTACTTGGCACTGTTGCCCCTGTGGGTTTATTGCAGTGCAGCCCTTTGTTGCAAAGTCACGCATCTCAAATGCACGGGATCCATATGCTGGAGCTGTGTGCACACTGCTTTCTCCCCTGTTTCCTGCTAGAAATACATTGATCCTGCTGCCTCGATGGGCGCCAGTAACCATCTATTACTTAATCcagtggtttcttttctttttttctctcttgatcACATTTGACACCGTTGATTATTCCTTCACTGCTATTCGAGTAGCTCTTTGGGGTCATTTTCCTTTCATATTCATCTCACTAGCTCCTGTTTTTCTCTTGCATCCTAAATACAGTACTCGATATGTTTTCTGTCTTCACTCTTCACTGCTTTTCTTAATCCTGAATCTATCAGGTTTCACCTCTCACCTTTAACCTCTAGCTCCCAAACCTGTGTATCTAGCCTAAATTTCCTTAGTTCTTGTTCCATTTGTATGACTTCTTGGTGGGCATTGCCATGTACATATCTCACTATCAGCAAATTCAGCATATTTAAGTCAGAATTCATCTTCATCTTAAAAGTGACCCTTCTCCTGACTTCTGTTCTTGCTAATGGTATTACCCTTGTGAGTTTCTCATGCCCACGACCTATTAAGTAACCTTTGCAGCTGTATCAGTGTCCAGGACAGTGTCTTTATATTAGAATCTCACATTTCTAAAGGATTCAATTCAACTCATACTTGACAGTCCTGAAATGCTCTTCGAGTCTGGTTGAGGGAAGTAGTCTTGCTGctacttcatttattcattgattagcaCCATGTTTTTATCAGGCTCTGTTCTGGTTTAGGAgataccaaaattaaaaaaaatttttttttctagtagtaGAAACAGTAAATAAATCTAATTCGATAAGTTTTCTCAGAAAGGtatgcaggagatgcacagaGGAACTAAGCTAGCCTGGGAGAGCTTCAGGGAAGGTTTCTCAGAGAAGTAAAACTTGAACTGAATCTTGAAAGGTCTGTAAGaactaagtaaataaaatattccagCCAGGGGAACAACATGCAGGCATAGGAAAATGAGGCATGTGTTTAAGTTTGTGGGGTAGGGTTACCTGTGGGATGTGGCAGATGCTAAAACTTGAAGAGTTTTTTCaagtttcatttctgtttctgtggccTAAAGATGTGTCTAACCATAACTAGTCAATTAATCTCTCCTGGTCTCAAATGTCTTGTCTCTAAAGTAAGGTTAGTTTTCAGCTCTGTATGTAATACTTGTTTCATACATCTTTAAACACAATGGTAACTATTTGGTTATTTCTTAATATTAAGGAAAGGAAAATCTCTGGGTTTTAAATCCTGGTCAATATGATTTGAAACTATAGTTTCTCTGTGATTTTTTAAGCCAATCTGAGAGAGGTTTGATGGTCTGTACAAGCCTGGTGGCAAGGTACAATAACAGATGAGGAACTCCCTCaattttgcaaagaaatagacttTTTTAGCATATTTGAGTGGTTTTCATTGCTTATTCCTCTACCACTTTGTATATAGTGATGATAAATTACCCTATTTTAGTAGAGGAGAaggaatgtgattttttttcctatgtagtctcctgctttttatttctctgtaatacttaaagctttaattttaaaatatttctcctttaaGTTCCCCTGCACACTACTGATGAATTAATCTTCCGACAACCAAGTTTTATCACGTCATTGCTCCCTTGcttattgttgctcagtcgctcagtcatgtctgactctctgtgaccccatggactgcagcactccaggcttccctgtccttcaccatctcccttgCTTGAGGGTTCCCCATTGGTATCGAGGTAAAAATCTAAACGGAGTTTTCTGTTTGTGGCCTGAGTTTACCAGTCCAGACTCATATCTCATGACTGAAACTTCTCATTTAGCCTCTTCCTCATCTTACATACTTCCTAAACACACACTTTTCTCTGCTTAGCAGACACTTTTAATTATGCTATTCTTCACCCTCTGAGAGtgtgttcttttttctaaacCACTCTCTTCCCTGTTCTGGTTGCCTAACTGTGAATCTATCATCATCTGTCAGACCTCAGCTTAAATTCCCTTCTTAGACCAAATTCTCTGTGACTGAGCACAGCCCAGAGAGCTCAGCCATTCCCTGTATTCCCCCTCGTTCTTGTTCTCTTTATGGTTCCTTGGATAATTCTTCATATACGTACCTGACTCACACTTCTTTTCTCTCAAataattgtgtttgttttttatttcttaacttttcacattttctttttgttatctCCATCACCTCAAATAAGATTTTAAAGGACTTTGAAGAAGGCAAAAAGTAACAAAGACAAATTCTTATCTAGAACATCCTAAGTGCTGTACCGTCTCAGGTGTTTTACATACTTCATTTCATTTAACTTTTACATAATTTTGTGAGAAAGATGGAGGAATCTTTGATTTACAGATAAAGAGACAAATTTAAATGTGTTAAGCAATTTGCCAAATGTAAAGTCACTATTAGTGACAGATAGGGAATTTATACCCACAGACCCATCTGATTTTAAAGCATATGTTGTTTCTGCTACTCCAAATTGTCTCATGTTTTTATATGTTGATTTCTTTACAGCAGAATGCTGTATGTGTTAGCAGCTCAGTAAACACTTAACCTATAATTGGGCTTCTtggtttcttttccatttcagtttTTTGCTGTTTATTAATACTTCTTCCAGAATGTAATtggttgtcgttcagttgctaagtcatgtccgactccttgcaaccccatggactgtgtagcacgcgaggcttctctgtcctcctctatcttccagagtttactcaaaatgttcattgagtcagtgatgttatctgaCTATCTCATTCAGATGGTTAGAATGTAAGCAGAGAGGTAAAATCTGAGTTattaaattatggaaaatttttgaaacttttgGCATAAATATGGAAATTTAAATCATCTCTACATGGTTATCATCCATGAAGTTCCTACCTACTGTTCTTACAGATTACCCCTTTCCCCAAAGAATGCCTTATTAGAAAGTGTTATTCTTTAGAGATTCACTTTAGTTTTCTAAAAAATGCCATCCAGAGCAACGGAAAACATAGGCCATGAATTATCTTCAGCCAAGAATGTGTCTTGtgacttttcttaaaatttttaaaaacccttcaCAGTTCCTTTTTTCAGTTAGCTAAAAAAAggcattagagaaggaaagaaCCCAGATAGGAACATAATTATAAGCCCAGTTGAGTTTGTATGGTCAATTTTGATAGGGTATAACCTCTTTTGTTAATAGGAATGTCATAGGACCTTAAAGTGTGTGAGATTTTCCACTTGTCATTTAAGGGTTACAGCAGTATTAAAACCAAATTCTTTTTTTACCTATCCTACCCCTTTCTCCAGTTAGCTGTACCCTCCTAGGGTCTGCTACATTGGAATGCTCAAATCTGTCTTAGAATTCTGCTACAGCAATTCAGAATAGTCCAGAGAAAAGGAATAAGATTTAAAAGAAGAGTAAATGAGGGGGAGAGGTATAGTGaagaaacagacttttttttctagtTCAGTGACAGTGAGGGCAGTGTTATTACCAGTGCAGAAAGTTACTTAACATacgtgatatatatatatgtatatgtatatatatgtaggcCATGTGTACCTGAAATACCAATATTATTTCTTCAGGAGAAGAAGGTAGAGAGAAAGAATCATAGGGGGGGCAAGGGAGtaaaaaggaggagaaaatgtTGGCTAcattgaaatgaaaaaggaatgcaaagaaataaaaaataacacaaaagataaaaataaagccaaacaaAGGATAAACAGCAAATACATGGAATGGGGAGGTAAATTGATTAGAGAAggtattgaaagaaagaaaagttaataAAAGGCTGAAGAACAAATAGTGATTATGTATTTAGCAAGAAGTTAGGGTAGAAGGTTAAAGcgaacaaaattagaaattggGGGAGAAGACCAGAGTAGATGAAAGAAGGAACTACAGAATGCTGCTTTCTGTCTTTGCAGATGCAGGAATCAGCAGAGAAACAGTGTTCTCAAAATGGAGGACAGGCCTGAGATCACCCATCTTCTCAAACTCACTTACCTTTCATTTCAGGACTCCTATCTAAGCATCCTTAAGATTCCCTactcccccctgccccccccccccccgcccctgaCTGTTTTTTGGCACTCAGAAGCTACTTGTTAATTACTCTAAATAACCTATGAACAATCTATATAGCATTTTTTCTAGAATTTCCCTAGTCTGCTGCTTAGGCAAACCCTGAATTTGTCTACCTTTATATGGCAgtattttgttcattattttaggTTGGGACTCTTGAGGTTTAACTCAGATTTTGgttctttgtttttcctgaatattgaaaaaattttagaaagaagaaaaacatcagCTGTTTTAATTAAGCATTTGAGACGCAATTAAAGTAGGAGTCCCCTTAATGCATAAGTACATAAAGAGTTTAGCATGTAAAACTGATGCTAAGTTGGATATGATAAGAGAGATGTTACTGTCTTTTAAAGAAGAATCAAGGAGATTTGGCGGGCATATCCTAGATAAGGCAAATATAGGTAGCAGTATCAAAAAAATAACATCTGAGTTTCAGTTACTTTGTTATAATACAGATATAATAGATTAAAATTTAGTGGTATTGTATCTCCTGCTAGTAAAGTTATGAaaccagaaaaggaagaagacagcAATTCTGTATCTTGacgaaaagcagcaaggggaaattAACTTTGAACTATGATAGGAATTACTTGATGACTATCTTTTATCAAAAATAGCTACCATTTACTAAGTACATGCCAGATGTTTGGCACCGTCCTGTTTCAGTGAGGAAGGTGATGTTATCGTCACGGTACAGATAAAACGGAGACACAGAGAAGTTGGATGATTTGCTCAAGTGTCACAGCTCGTAAGTAGTGGCACTGATACAGAAATCATCAGCCATGCATAAGATCTCTTTCCTTCCATTTCATTCAGAGTAAAATTCTGAAACAGGAGTGCTTGAGGAGGATGAGAGATATGAACTCTCTGGGAATAGATAATGTAAGTAACTTTTGGAGTTAGCTTTTTAAAAG is part of the Bubalus kerabau isolate K-KA32 ecotype Philippines breed swamp buffalo chromosome 4, PCC_UOA_SB_1v2, whole genome shotgun sequence genome and harbors:
- the EVI2B gene encoding protein EVI2B, with translation MDLKYFILILFCGHLNDTFFSETEATTTERQPQSTLFRPSMPYISVNSQGTTENPSSQPTQFNNLSSGQPITTAKIAAGQPTPLAYASSGKPAAHTSPGQPLVYNVTRKTMQIANTSSQGTALPVFTSAIQLSPSAYSSTRQSPPSVSTPTQQPSSTHTSSRKSISPTVHNISIQPTPTVKSSPRKTPGFNFEFSRTTNIPKEANYAYSIPAILIGAILTTMLVVVLMIVLWQCLRKPVLNDQNWAGRSPFADGETPDICLDNIRENEAFPKRSSVISLMVWKPSKSALLADDLEIKLFESKENTEDSNNPKTERIKDQANGTSEDSGDGSTIGTAVSSSDDADLPPPPASLLDTEGQEGNKSEKPTMITESPHPNDSANLPASLDCLNQISEHHNSESKQSFPPPPDSFNLTVPPGDFMKNQEDCNNEIQCQEFPIPPDFDQDLIESLPPPPAEL